A genome region from Thalassococcus arenae includes the following:
- a CDS encoding RrF2 family transcriptional regulator: protein MRVTKRSNIAMRVLMFCAANSDRLVTKAEIARATNASENHLAQVINQLAQLGYLHTQRGRNGGLELARAPDQIVIGEIFRTIESRIPMTECFGDVDNTCPLSDCCRLRDALNDAAEAFFKTLDPLTLDTLTCDNEPLMALLGTTGRCRTAESAVARRAAVH from the coding sequence GTGCGAGTCACGAAACGAAGCAATATTGCCATGCGCGTCCTGATGTTCTGCGCGGCGAATTCCGACCGGCTGGTGACCAAGGCCGAGATCGCCCGGGCCACGAATGCCTCGGAAAACCATCTGGCGCAAGTCATCAACCAGCTGGCGCAGCTGGGTTACCTGCATACGCAGCGGGGCCGCAACGGCGGGCTGGAACTGGCGCGGGCGCCGGACCAGATCGTCATCGGCGAGATCTTCCGCACGATCGAGAGCCGCATCCCGATGACCGAGTGTTTCGGCGATGTCGACAATACCTGCCCGCTCAGCGATTGCTGCCGTCTGCGCGATGCGCTGAACGACGCGGCCGAGGCGTTCTTCAAGACGCTGGACCCGCTGACGCTGGACACGCTGACCTGCGACAACGAACCCCTGATGGCGCTGCTGGGCACCACGGGGCGCTGCAGAACGGCCGAAAGCGCAGTTGCGCGGCGCGCGGCGGTGCATTAA
- a CDS encoding gamma-glutamylcyclotransferase family protein — MGDAYFFGYGSLVNRLTHGYTPCHKARLRGWRRAWRYTAARQVAYLTVIADPGCEIDGLIAPVPEDGWRVLDHRERAYDRLPASHAVSHAAGGDPEIAVYAIAPNRLHLPDADHPVLLSYIDVVIQGYLAEYGREGAERFVATTTGWDAPVFDDRAAPVYARAQRLTGPERNFVDAVLRETGCKPFAAPLDRAPTGDA, encoded by the coding sequence ATCGGCGATGCATATTTCTTCGGATACGGGTCCCTGGTGAATCGCCTGACCCATGGCTATACGCCCTGCCACAAGGCGCGCCTGCGGGGCTGGCGGCGGGCCTGGCGCTATACCGCGGCTCGGCAGGTGGCCTATCTGACCGTCATCGCCGATCCGGGTTGCGAGATCGACGGGTTGATCGCCCCGGTGCCCGAAGACGGCTGGCGCGTGCTGGATCACCGCGAACGCGCCTATGACCGGCTGCCCGCCAGCCACGCGGTCAGCCATGCCGCGGGCGGCGATCCCGAAATCGCCGTCTACGCCATCGCTCCCAACCGGCTGCACCTGCCCGATGCCGATCACCCGGTGCTGCTCAGCTATATCGACGTGGTGATCCAGGGCTACCTTGCCGAATACGGCCGCGAAGGCGCCGAACGCTTCGTCGCCACCACCACCGGCTGGGATGCGCCGGTGTTCGACGACCGCGCCGCGCCGGTCTATGCCCGCGCCCAGCGCCTGACCGGCCCCGAACGGAATTTCGTCGATGCGGTGCTGCGCGAGACCGGCTGCAAGCCTTTCGCCGCGCCGCTCGACCGTGCGCCTACCGGCGATGCATGA